A single genomic interval of Bradyrhizobium sp. sBnM-33 harbors:
- a CDS encoding ATP-binding protein, giving the protein MSTLDTGLTFIRNASQRVSRANGWMGNAFKSWMPTGLYARALLIMIVPMVILQTVVAFVFMERHWNTVTRRLSAAVVQDIASLIDVYKAFPQDKDRAQLRHIGQRLQLVVDFLPVGDMPQPGPKPFFSLLDQTLSSQIGRQIRRPFWIDTVGKSNLVEIRIQLDDAVMRVFAQRSAAYASNSEIFIFWMLGTSSILLIVAVLFLRNQIRPILRLADAAESFGKGREVPNFRPRGAREVRQAAQAFLEMKARVERSIEQRTAMLAGVSHDLRTILTRFKLELALIGDSPEVDGMRKDVDEMAGMLEAYLSFARGDSGEIAQPTDMAMALEELRSDAERHGHTATVTFHGLPVVTVKPASFKRCIANLVSNAARYAKTVAITGHRDHRYLTVTVDDDGPGIPVNMREEVFKPFLRLDDARNQDEGGTGLGLAIARDIARSHGGDITLGDSPMGGLRAAVRVPV; this is encoded by the coding sequence ATGAGCACGCTCGACACCGGCCTGACGTTCATCCGTAACGCGTCGCAACGCGTCTCCAGGGCCAATGGCTGGATGGGCAACGCGTTCAAGAGCTGGATGCCGACCGGCCTCTACGCCCGCGCGCTCCTGATCATGATCGTTCCGATGGTGATCCTGCAAACGGTCGTGGCGTTCGTGTTCATGGAGCGGCACTGGAACACGGTGACGCGACGCCTGTCGGCAGCCGTTGTGCAGGACATCGCCAGTCTGATCGATGTCTACAAGGCTTTTCCGCAGGACAAGGATCGCGCGCAATTGCGCCACATCGGACAGCGGCTGCAACTGGTCGTCGATTTTCTTCCCGTCGGCGACATGCCGCAGCCCGGGCCAAAACCGTTCTTCTCGCTGCTCGACCAGACCCTGTCGTCGCAGATCGGCCGCCAGATCCGCCGCCCGTTCTGGATCGACACTGTCGGCAAGTCCAATCTGGTTGAAATCCGCATTCAGCTCGACGATGCCGTGATGCGGGTGTTCGCGCAGCGCAGCGCCGCCTATGCCTCCAATTCGGAGATTTTTATCTTCTGGATGCTCGGCACCTCCTCGATCCTGCTGATCGTCGCGGTGCTGTTCCTGCGCAACCAGATCAGGCCGATCCTGCGGCTGGCGGACGCCGCCGAAAGTTTCGGCAAGGGCCGCGAGGTGCCGAATTTCCGTCCGCGCGGCGCGCGGGAAGTGCGGCAAGCGGCACAGGCATTTCTGGAGATGAAGGCCCGCGTCGAACGCTCGATCGAGCAGCGCACCGCGATGCTGGCCGGCGTCAGCCACGACCTGCGCACCATCCTGACCCGCTTCAAGCTCGAACTTGCACTGATCGGCGACAGCCCCGAAGTCGACGGCATGCGCAAGGACGTCGACGAAATGGCCGGCATGCTGGAGGCCTATCTCTCCTTTGCGCGCGGCGACAGCGGCGAGATCGCGCAGCCGACCGACATGGCGATGGCGCTGGAGGAATTGCGCAGCGACGCCGAACGCCACGGCCATACCGCAACCGTGACGTTCCACGGCCTGCCGGTGGTGACGGTGAAGCCGGCCTCGTTCAAGCGCTGCATCGCCAACCTCGTCTCCAATGCGGCGCGGTACGCCAAGACGGTCGCCATCACCGGCCACCGCGATCATCGCTATCTGACGGTGACGGTCGACGACGACGGGCCGGGCATTCCGGTCAACATGCGCGAGGAAGTGTTCAAGCCGTTCCTGCGGCTCGACGATGCCCGTAACCAGGACGAGGGCGGCACGGGCCTTGGTCTCGCCATCGCCCGCGACATCGCCCGCTCGCACGGCGGCGACATCACGCTCGGCGACAGCCCGATGGGCGGCCTGCGCGCGGCGGTAAGGGTGCCGGTGTAG
- a CDS encoding DUF3617 domain-containing protein: MKRLLLVSCSAVSVLALLSASSAVAVELPVRKAGLWEMKVLSTGAPVPEMTMQQCTDATTDKDMSTAMSPMAKEMCSKQDIQKTAAGYVTDSVCGIAGMTIKSHAEITGDFNSAYTVKSTSRSEGGPAGGGRDNTTTIEAKWLGACKSDQKPGDTIMPGGMKMNIKDMEKLKSMMPKK, encoded by the coding sequence ATGAAACGACTGCTTCTTGTGTCTTGCTCGGCCGTTAGTGTGCTTGCTCTGTTGTCGGCAAGCAGCGCCGTCGCCGTAGAGTTGCCGGTGCGCAAGGCCGGCCTGTGGGAGATGAAGGTGCTGAGTACAGGCGCGCCGGTGCCTGAGATGACGATGCAGCAATGCACCGACGCGACCACCGACAAGGACATGAGCACTGCAATGTCGCCGATGGCCAAAGAGATGTGCTCGAAGCAGGATATCCAGAAGACAGCGGCGGGGTATGTCACCGATTCCGTCTGCGGCATCGCCGGCATGACGATCAAGTCGCATGCCGAGATTACCGGCGACTTCAATTCCGCCTATACCGTGAAATCGACCTCGCGTAGCGAGGGTGGCCCGGCCGGTGGGGGGCGCGACAACACCACGACGATCGAGGCCAAATGGCTTGGCGCCTGCAAGAGCGATCAGAAGCCCGGTGACACCATAATGCCCGGCGGCATGAAAATGAACATCAAGGACATGGAAAAGCTGAAGTCCATGATGCCGAAGAAGTAG
- a CDS encoding ribonuclease T2 family protein yields the protein MHRSIIISRLLIALALVAALAGTASAQDRRQNAPGEFDFYVLALSWSPSFCEAAAERGNSGRSQAQCSRPYSFVVHGLWPQYERGFPEYCQRPSPRLDRNIMTSMLDLMPAPGLIFNEWDKHGTCSGLGARAYFESIRKARAAVKIPEEFLQLSEEKTIAPSDLEQAFIKINQGLSSSAMSVTCSSRRLSEVRICLSKDMQFRACEEIDRRACRRDEVVMPPVRGG from the coding sequence ATGCACCGGTCCATCATCATTTCGCGGCTTTTGATTGCGCTGGCGCTTGTTGCCGCCTTGGCCGGGACGGCGTCCGCACAGGACCGCCGGCAGAACGCGCCGGGCGAATTCGATTTTTATGTCCTGGCTCTTTCCTGGTCGCCTTCCTTTTGCGAGGCGGCGGCTGAACGCGGGAATAGCGGGCGTTCACAGGCCCAGTGCAGCCGCCCCTATTCCTTCGTGGTTCACGGCCTGTGGCCGCAATATGAGCGCGGCTTTCCCGAATATTGCCAACGGCCCTCGCCGCGGCTCGATCGCAACATCATGACCTCGATGCTGGACCTGATGCCGGCGCCAGGCCTGATCTTCAACGAATGGGACAAGCACGGCACCTGTTCGGGCCTTGGCGCGCGAGCCTATTTCGAGAGCATCCGGAAAGCGCGCGCGGCGGTGAAGATCCCGGAGGAATTCCTGCAATTGTCGGAAGAGAAGACCATCGCCCCCAGCGATCTCGAACAGGCCTTCATCAAGATCAACCAGGGCTTGAGCAGTTCGGCGATGTCGGTGACTTGCTCCAGCCGGCGCCTGAGCGAGGTGCGGATCTGCCTGAGCAAGGACATGCAATTCCGCGCCTGCGAGGAAATCGACCGCCGCGCCTGCCGGCGTGACGAGGTGGTGATGCCGCCGGTGCGGGGCGGTTGA